One Pullulanibacillus sp. KACC 23026 DNA segment encodes these proteins:
- a CDS encoding Dabb family protein, which translates to MIEHIVLLKFSEQTTQDQKDEALKKLVHLGNVLPGILDIQAGYDFSGRAQGYEAGLTVRFESKEALQNYGPSEAHQSVIKYLDEIGTLDRLVMDFELESK; encoded by the coding sequence ATGATTGAGCACATTGTCTTACTTAAATTTAGTGAACAAACGACACAGGACCAAAAAGATGAGGCGTTAAAAAAACTCGTTCATTTAGGAAACGTTCTGCCAGGTATTCTTGATATACAGGCAGGTTATGATTTTTCTGGACGCGCACAAGGCTATGAAGCAGGACTAACCGTTCGCTTTGAGTCAAAAGAAGCGTTGCAGAATTACGGCCCTTCAGAAGCGCACCAATCTGTCATAAAGTACTTAGATGAAATTGGGACCTTGGACCGGCTTGTTATGGATTTTGAACTTGAGTCAAAGTAA